A region from the Salidesulfovibrio onnuriiensis genome encodes:
- a CDS encoding chemotaxis protein CheW yields MEIEESEVRQQDDELIQLVTFSVGEEEFGVDILQVQEIIRTMEISNVPRAPEFVEGVINLRGKVIPIVDLRKKLGLEAREHDKHTRIIVIEISTMIVGFVVDSVSEVLRIPANTVEPPPPVVSGLESEYIDGVGKMEDRLLILLDLNQLLSNEEREALNIV; encoded by the coding sequence ATGGAAATTGAAGAAAGTGAAGTTCGACAGCAGGATGATGAACTCATACAGCTCGTGACATTCAGTGTGGGCGAGGAAGAGTTCGGGGTTGATATTCTCCAGGTGCAGGAAATCATCCGCACCATGGAGATCAGCAACGTCCCGCGTGCGCCTGAGTTCGTCGAGGGCGTGATCAATCTTCGCGGCAAGGTCATTCCCATTGTCGACCTGCGCAAGAAGCTGGGCCTTGAAGCCCGTGAGCATGACAAGCATACCCGTATCATCGTCATAGAAATCAGCACGATGATTGTTGGTTTTGTCGTGGATTCCGTTTCCGAGGTGCTGCGCATTCCCGCCAATACCGTGGAACCGCCGCCGCCTGTTGTTTCCGGCCTTGAGTCCGAGTACATTGACGGAGTCGGCAAGATGGAAGATCGGCTGTTGATCCTGCTTGATCTGAACCAGCTGTTGAGCAATGAGGAGAGAGAAGCATTGAATATTGTTTAG
- a CDS encoding UDP-glucose dehydrogenase family protein: MNVCIVGTGYVGLVTAACFAEMGSNISCVDVNEDVVEGLKDGHVHIYEPGLETLVKRNYAEGRLDFTTSLAEGLKDARVVFITVGTPSDDQGNCDLSYVDAVAREVGQLMDSPKIVVDKSTVPVGTADRVRGIIREELDKRGVDIDFDVVSNPEFLKEGDAVNDFMKPNRVVVGTESEESAEILKELYAPFARSREKLIVMGVRSAEMTKYAANCMLATKISFINEVANICERVGANVSEVRMGIGSDVRIGYHFIYPGVGYGGSCFPKDVKALIGTAREYGYDARLIKAVDTVNDDQKVVLAQKILDYYEPQGGVAGKTLGLWGLAFKANTDDMREAPALELIRVLTSKGMKVKAYDPIAWERAAEILQGNDLVEIAKDEYEALEGTDCMAVVTDWNQFRNPDFERIKELLKAPILFDGRNLYGPKQMGEAGFAYFSIGRLPVKP, from the coding sequence ATGAATGTTTGCATCGTAGGAACCGGTTATGTCGGCCTTGTGACCGCGGCCTGCTTCGCCGAAATGGGAAGCAACATCAGCTGCGTTGACGTGAATGAAGACGTTGTCGAAGGCCTGAAGGACGGTCATGTCCATATTTACGAACCCGGCCTGGAAACTTTGGTGAAGCGCAACTACGCGGAAGGGCGTCTGGACTTCACCACCTCCCTGGCGGAAGGTCTGAAGGACGCCCGCGTGGTGTTCATCACCGTGGGAACCCCCAGCGACGACCAGGGCAACTGCGATCTCTCCTATGTGGATGCCGTGGCCCGCGAAGTAGGCCAGCTCATGGATTCCCCCAAGATCGTGGTGGACAAGTCCACCGTGCCCGTGGGCACTGCGGACCGCGTTCGCGGCATCATCCGGGAAGAGCTGGACAAGCGCGGAGTGGACATTGATTTCGACGTGGTTTCCAACCCCGAGTTTCTCAAGGAAGGGGACGCGGTCAACGATTTCATGAAGCCCAACCGCGTGGTCGTGGGTACGGAAAGCGAAGAGTCCGCAGAGATCCTCAAGGAACTTTACGCACCTTTTGCCCGCAGTCGCGAAAAGCTCATCGTCATGGGAGTGCGCAGCGCGGAAATGACCAAGTATGCCGCCAACTGCATGCTGGCCACCAAGATTTCCTTCATCAACGAAGTGGCCAACATCTGCGAACGCGTGGGCGCCAATGTCAGCGAGGTTCGCATGGGCATCGGTTCCGACGTGCGCATCGGCTACCATTTCATCTATCCCGGCGTGGGATACGGCGGATCCTGCTTCCCCAAGGACGTCAAGGCGCTCATCGGCACCGCGCGGGAATACGGCTATGACGCCCGCCTGATCAAGGCCGTGGACACCGTGAACGACGACCAGAAGGTTGTCCTGGCCCAGAAGATCCTCGACTACTACGAGCCCCAGGGCGGCGTCGCGGGCAAGACCCTCGGCCTGTGGGGACTGGCCTTCAAGGCCAATACCGACGACATGCGCGAGGCTCCGGCGCTGGAACTCATCCGCGTGCTGACCTCCAAGGGCATGAAGGTCAAGGCCTACGATCCCATCGCCTGGGAACGCGCCGCCGAGATCCTCCAGGGCAACGACCTGGTTGAGATTGCCAAGGACGAATACGAGGCTCTGGAAGGCACCGACTGCATGGCCGTGGTCACGGATTGGAATCAGTTCCGCAATCCGGACTTTGAGCGCATCAAGGAATTGCTCAAGGCCCCCATCCTTTTTGACGGCCGTAACCTGTACGGCCCCAAGCAGATGGGAGAAGCCGGTTTCGCCTACTTCAGCATCGGACGTTTGCCGGTGAAGCCGTAA
- a CDS encoding DUF6901 family protein: protein MKISYLFSFDSGRFDRFDFSFHPVTLECLGDVPANPPEWTLLDNHRCPHCTVGEEWKPYCPLAVRIHDIVDRFSTMVSHEPVKVEVVTAERRYFCETTAQRGLSSMLGLIIPTSGCPHTAFFRPMARFHLPFSTEVETVYRSTSMYLLAQYFSRKEKGSCDEDFKGLKAIYKNLERMNLSLARRVRDASEADSSVNAVILLDLFAKTLTGVFGDILEELRQLFAGYLE, encoded by the coding sequence ATGAAGATATCGTATCTGTTTTCCTTCGATAGCGGACGCTTTGACCGGTTCGACTTCAGTTTTCATCCCGTCACGCTCGAATGTCTCGGCGATGTGCCCGCGAATCCCCCGGAGTGGACGCTGCTGGACAACCATCGGTGCCCGCATTGCACGGTGGGGGAGGAGTGGAAGCCCTACTGCCCGTTGGCGGTTCGAATTCATGACATCGTGGACCGGTTCAGCACCATGGTTTCCCATGAGCCCGTGAAGGTGGAGGTCGTCACCGCGGAGCGGCGCTATTTCTGCGAGACCACGGCGCAACGCGGGCTCAGCTCGATGCTCGGCCTGATCATCCCCACCAGCGGGTGCCCGCATACGGCCTTTTTCCGGCCCATGGCCCGGTTCCATCTGCCGTTTTCCACCGAAGTGGAAACCGTCTACCGTTCAACTTCCATGTATCTTCTGGCCCAGTATTTTTCCCGGAAGGAAAAGGGGAGTTGCGATGAGGACTTCAAGGGACTGAAGGCCATTTACAAGAATCTCGAACGGATGAACCTTTCCCTGGCAAGGCGGGTCAGGGATGCGTCCGAGGCCGACTCGTCGGTGAATGCGGTCATTTTGCTGGATCTGTTCGCCAAGACCCTTACAGGTGTTTTTGGCGATATTCTCGAGGAGTTGCGGCAATTGTTCGCCGGCTATCTGGAATGA
- a CDS encoding pyridoxine 5'-phosphate synthase produces MPVLCVNVDHVATLRQARMGIEPEPATAAYMAEMAGAVGIITHLREDRRHIQDRDVEMIRKTCNTRLHFEMAATAEMQGIALDIDPETVCLVPEKREELTTEGGLNCVGREAELKEFLAPLHAKGIRSSLFIDADPAQIEAANTIGAEFIEIHTGHYADAKEINERNVELSRILDGIRQARNLGLKVNLGHGLNYRNILAFKNVPGISEYSIGHSIMARAIYVGLDRAVRDMAEIIRTFVD; encoded by the coding sequence ATGCCCGTACTCTGCGTAAATGTCGACCACGTGGCCACGCTTCGTCAGGCCAGAATGGGAATCGAGCCCGAACCCGCCACCGCCGCCTACATGGCCGAAATGGCCGGCGCCGTGGGCATTATAACACATCTTCGCGAAGACCGCCGCCACATCCAGGACCGCGATGTGGAGATGATCCGCAAAACCTGCAACACCCGCCTGCACTTCGAAATGGCGGCCACGGCCGAGATGCAGGGCATCGCCTTGGACATCGATCCGGAAACCGTCTGCCTGGTTCCGGAAAAACGCGAGGAGCTGACCACCGAGGGCGGCCTGAACTGCGTGGGGCGCGAAGCCGAACTCAAAGAGTTTCTTGCCCCGCTGCACGCCAAGGGTATCCGCTCCAGCCTGTTCATCGACGCGGACCCGGCCCAGATCGAGGCGGCCAACACCATCGGCGCGGAATTCATCGAGATCCATACAGGCCATTACGCCGACGCCAAGGAAATCAACGAGCGCAACGTGGAGCTGAGCAGGATCCTGGACGGCATCCGCCAGGCCCGCAACCTAGGGCTCAAGGTCAACCTGGGCCATGGCCTCAACTACCGCAACATCCTGGCCTTCAAGAACGTTCCCGGCATCAGCGAATACTCCATCGGACACAGCATCATGGCCCGGGCCATCTACGTGGGCCTGGACCGGGCGGTCCGGGACATGGCCGAAATCATCCGCACCTTCGTGGACTAG
- the acpS gene encoding holo-ACP synthase — protein MIKGTGLDIVEIDRIKTLWEKHGERFSRKILTDAEMTQLPRKHPVPRLAALFAGKEAAVKALGTGFARGVHFHCVEILHAPSGKPEIHFLDKGLDVMKELGALQAHISLTHEKGHAAAVVILEG, from the coding sequence ATGATCAAGGGAACCGGACTCGACATAGTCGAAATCGACCGAATCAAAACCTTGTGGGAAAAGCACGGCGAGCGCTTTTCCCGCAAGATTCTCACCGATGCCGAAATGACCCAACTGCCCCGGAAGCATCCTGTGCCACGGCTGGCGGCCCTTTTCGCGGGCAAGGAGGCGGCCGTCAAGGCGCTGGGCACCGGCTTTGCCCGGGGCGTCCACTTCCATTGCGTGGAAATTCTTCACGCTCCCAGCGGAAAACCGGAAATCCACTTCCTCGACAAGGGTTTGGATGTTATGAAGGAATTAGGCGCGCTCCAGGCCCACATCTCCCTGACCCATGAAAAGGGGCACGCCGCGGCCGTGGTCATACTGGAAGGCTGA
- the mfd gene encoding transcription-repair coupling factor: MDFPSQLSAFFNGESKSLRVFKSGCGSQAYVGRALLDRGVSPIFIVPGAREFREISALSSLMAGGGDDQFVPLWEQEWIAFPPYIPKNPGPEDWGMRWACLYALEYGRKPAGIILTADNLLPFWPSPETLRNSWLPLARGEEMSPELVMEQLVSWGYARKKMVSACGDMSMRGDILDIYAPGYQSPLRLEFFGDTLEEIRVFDPSSQRSRADLLEAVLLPVCPGIAAADHAQRAREHWKRLRTTGEMASAEEHLLNERLDQSDGYVWPGLYYDDACGLERYFPGSAKVILSAGGELRGRLEDQEQAWVDFLALQAREQGTKWPSRFVFRNEETARTIWQDREQLVFEELTLGREKDGIDLPEQPVGRFSDVFWQPEHQRRPWAALMAALKEWSGSARQTILGFSSERSRKKFLTLAEQENIEFLTRYDQSRRGVFALVGPYKKGMELSWRQVRILGEDVLQPEPPKAHVGADKAFKGLDQYEDLVEDDLLVHRDYGLSRFGGLHHLKIGDAANDYLLLLFDGDDRLYLPVDRLKLIQRYKGPEGAMPSLDKLGGSRWAKATARVRKAIEKIAHELVEMYALRKVSKGFSYGPLDELYWDFETTFGFEETPDQDKAIKAVFEDMEKPEPMDRLVCGDVGFGKTEVALRAAFRAALEGRQTALLCPTTVLAEQHYQTFIKRMEGFPVRVGMLSRFVSRKHQKTTLDAAARGEVDILIGTHRLLSKDVELPNLGLLILDEEQRFGVKHKERLKQFRKNIDVLTLTATPIPRTLQLSLSGIRGLSVIETPPQDRKPVDTAIMERDKGELAGVLKRELDRGGQIFWVYNRVNGLERVAEFVRELAPEARVGMAHGQMTEKALEDTMHKYWHGELDVLVCTAIVESGLDFPNANTLIVDQAQMFGLGQLYQLRGRVGRSERQAYAYFVVPSLDKLQETVRKRLRIILDLDYLGAGFKVAMEDLRLRGAGNILGEAQSGQIAKVGLELFLEMLEEEVRRIRGEAGTRASEPELNFVFEAHIPGDYLPDSRERLRYYKALSTATGERELRELEAELRDRFGPLPEQLLCFLGVLELKLVLSRLQVERAELYPGRAVLSWGTDVQVLTPEDLIRWVADRQETARMLPPSKLEVRYVENFQGRAALQALALELESLPQGGRKENDAK; this comes from the coding sequence TTGGATTTTCCTTCCCAGTTATCGGCATTTTTCAACGGCGAAAGTAAAAGCCTGCGTGTCTTCAAGAGCGGCTGCGGCAGCCAGGCCTATGTCGGCCGCGCGCTTCTGGACCGCGGCGTTTCGCCTATTTTCATTGTCCCCGGAGCCCGCGAGTTCCGGGAGATAAGCGCCTTGTCGTCCCTTATGGCCGGTGGCGGGGATGACCAGTTTGTTCCGTTGTGGGAGCAGGAGTGGATCGCGTTTCCTCCCTATATTCCCAAGAATCCCGGTCCCGAGGATTGGGGCATGCGCTGGGCGTGCCTCTATGCGCTGGAATACGGACGGAAACCGGCGGGCATCATACTGACTGCGGACAACCTGTTGCCGTTCTGGCCGTCTCCGGAGACCTTGCGCAACAGCTGGCTGCCCCTGGCCCGTGGCGAGGAGATGTCTCCCGAGCTGGTCATGGAGCAGCTCGTTTCCTGGGGATACGCCCGGAAGAAGATGGTTTCCGCGTGCGGCGACATGTCCATGCGCGGCGATATTCTCGATATCTATGCGCCCGGCTACCAGTCTCCGCTCCGGTTGGAGTTTTTCGGCGATACCCTGGAGGAAATTCGGGTTTTCGATCCTTCGAGCCAGCGGTCCCGCGCGGATCTGCTGGAGGCGGTTCTGCTGCCCGTGTGTCCGGGAATCGCCGCCGCCGACCATGCGCAGCGGGCGCGGGAGCATTGGAAACGCCTGCGGACCACCGGCGAGATGGCCAGCGCCGAGGAGCATCTCCTCAACGAGCGTCTGGATCAGTCGGACGGTTATGTCTGGCCGGGGCTGTATTATGACGACGCCTGCGGACTCGAACGTTATTTCCCCGGTTCGGCCAAGGTCATTCTCTCCGCCGGCGGCGAATTGCGGGGTCGGCTGGAAGACCAGGAACAGGCCTGGGTCGATTTCCTGGCCCTTCAGGCCCGCGAACAGGGCACGAAGTGGCCGTCCCGGTTCGTTTTCCGCAATGAGGAGACAGCCAGGACCATCTGGCAGGACCGTGAGCAGCTTGTTTTCGAGGAGCTGACCCTGGGGCGCGAAAAGGACGGCATCGACCTGCCCGAACAGCCCGTGGGCCGCTTCAGCGACGTCTTCTGGCAGCCGGAGCATCAGCGCAGGCCCTGGGCCGCGCTCATGGCTGCGCTCAAGGAATGGAGCGGCAGCGCCCGGCAGACCATTCTCGGTTTTTCCTCGGAGCGGTCCCGAAAGAAGTTTCTTACCCTGGCCGAGCAGGAAAACATCGAATTCCTGACCCGTTATGATCAATCCAGGCGGGGCGTGTTTGCCCTGGTGGGGCCGTACAAGAAGGGCATGGAGCTTTCCTGGCGCCAGGTGCGCATCCTGGGTGAGGATGTGCTGCAGCCCGAGCCGCCCAAGGCGCATGTGGGAGCGGACAAGGCCTTCAAGGGGCTCGACCAGTACGAAGACCTGGTGGAAGACGATCTGTTGGTGCACCGGGATTACGGGCTTTCCCGTTTCGGCGGTCTGCATCATCTCAAGATAGGCGATGCGGCCAACGACTACCTGCTGCTGCTTTTCGACGGCGATGATCGCCTGTATCTGCCCGTGGACCGGCTCAAGCTGATCCAGCGCTACAAGGGGCCCGAGGGCGCGATGCCGTCCCTGGACAAGTTGGGCGGCTCCCGCTGGGCCAAGGCCACGGCCCGGGTGCGAAAGGCCATCGAGAAGATCGCGCACGAGCTTGTGGAAATGTATGCGCTGCGCAAGGTCAGCAAGGGTTTTTCCTACGGTCCGCTGGACGAGCTGTACTGGGATTTCGAGACCACTTTCGGGTTCGAGGAAACGCCTGACCAGGACAAGGCCATCAAGGCCGTCTTCGAGGATATGGAAAAGCCCGAGCCCATGGACAGGCTCGTGTGCGGGGACGTGGGATTCGGAAAGACCGAGGTTGCCCTGCGCGCCGCGTTTCGCGCTGCTCTGGAAGGGCGACAGACAGCCTTGCTTTGTCCCACCACGGTCCTGGCCGAGCAGCATTACCAGACCTTCATCAAGCGTATGGAGGGATTCCCCGTGCGCGTGGGCATGCTCAGCCGTTTCGTTTCCCGCAAGCACCAGAAGACCACCCTCGATGCCGCGGCGCGGGGCGAGGTGGATATTCTCATCGGGACGCATCGGCTGCTTTCCAAGGATGTGGAATTGCCCAACCTCGGGTTGCTCATCCTGGACGAGGAACAGCGTTTCGGGGTCAAGCACAAGGAGCGCTTGAAACAGTTCCGGAAGAATATCGATGTGTTGACCTTGACGGCGACACCGATTCCGCGCACCTTGCAGCTCTCGCTTTCCGGCATTCGTGGTCTTTCCGTCATTGAGACGCCTCCGCAGGACCGCAAGCCCGTGGACACCGCGATCATGGAGCGGGACAAGGGCGAGCTGGCCGGGGTTCTCAAGCGGGAGCTGGACCGGGGCGGCCAGATTTTCTGGGTCTACAACCGGGTCAACGGGCTTGAGCGCGTTGCCGAATTCGTGCGGGAGCTGGCTCCGGAGGCGCGGGTGGGCATGGCGCATGGGCAGATGACCGAGAAGGCCCTTGAGGACACCATGCACAAGTACTGGCACGGCGAGCTGGATGTGCTGGTGTGTACCGCCATCGTCGAGTCCGGGCTGGACTTTCCCAATGCCAACACCCTGATAGTGGATCAAGCCCAGATGTTCGGACTCGGGCAGCTGTATCAGCTGCGGGGCCGCGTGGGCAGGAGCGAGCGGCAGGCCTATGCCTATTTCGTGGTGCCGTCCTTGGACAAGCTGCAGGAAACGGTGCGCAAGCGTCTTCGCATCATTCTCGACCTTGATTATCTGGGAGCCGGATTCAAGGTGGCCATGGAGGATTTGCGCTTGCGCGGTGCCGGGAACATATTGGGAGAAGCGCAATCCGGCCAAATAGCTAAAGTAGGACTTGAACTTTTTCTGGAGATGCTTGAAGAGGAGGTTCGGCGGATTCGGGGCGAGGCCGGAACCCGGGCATCCGAGCCGGAACTGAATTTTGTTTTCGAGGCGCATATTCCCGGGGACTACCTGCCCGATTCCCGTGAGCGGCTTCGGTATTACAAGGCGCTGTCCACGGCCACCGGCGAAAGGGAGCTTCGGGAGCTGGAGGCGGAACTTCGGGATCGCTTCGGTCCTTTGCCCGAGCAGTTGCTTTGCTTCCTGGGGGTTCTGGAGTTGAAACTGGTGCTTTCCAGGCTACAGGTGGAGCGGGCCGAATTGTACCCCGGCCGGGCCGTACTTTCCTGGGGAACGGACGTCCAGGTGCTGACTCCTGAAGATTTGATCCGGTGGGTTGCCGATCGACAGGAGACAGCCCGTATGTTACCGCCATCGAAACTTGAAGTGCGTTATGTGGAAAATTTTCAGGGCAGGGCGGCCTTGCAGGCCCTGGCGCTGGAGTTGGAGAGCCTGCCGCAAGGCGGCCGCAAGGAAAACGACGCAAAGTAG